Within Theileria orientalis strain Shintoku DNA, chromosome 4, complete genome, the genomic segment CATTCATCAGAATACACTTCTCCAGCTCCGACTCCTTCCTCAGTCTCTTGCATCCACTCATTAGGGTTCTACACAAACTTAAGGACCCATTGAGCTCCTTCAAATAGTATGCGTATGATCCTAACATCTCATACTCAAACTCTTTTGATAAGTCTGAGCTCCACTTGAAGTAAGATTCTACATTTTCTACCTTATAGTTTAAATTATGGACTATAGTCCTATAATTCTCAATAAAACGAGAAAATGTTTCGCATCTCCCTGATTTAAGGCaatcatttaaatctaGATTTGAAAGGCTGTTTGTCTTTTCAGAATCTGGtatcaaatttaagtaCGACAATGTTGTAAAACCTTTGTAGTAGTCCGAAAACCTATTCCTATGATTACGTAGCTTACGAAGAAGACCATATCTACTAACTAATGGTCCTacttttgaaaataaattcataatattttacaaaactTTGAACACTCatattttgataaaattgattaatatGAACTGAAATGTGTGGATTCTTAAATTATTCTTAAAATACAGGTTTTATTTAAGCTCTCTAATTAAGTATTGAAGACGGACAGCTGTTTCgtattaattaaaaatgacgATATCATCATACAAATAATGCACATGACTAAACttcattaaaaattatacacatgGATAAGTAAACAATATatctaataaaaatacataaaataaaattgaaatatatgttaaattGTAGTTGATACCCTCGTTATCGATTTGTAGTGGACTGAGTAGAATCATATCCcgatatttacaaaaatcaTTTGCAATCCGATTtgaataatttaacattttttaatttaatttacaagtACATAAAATGTCTAGGGCATCGCAAAGCGGATATGATAGACACATAACCATTTTTTCACCTGAAGGAAAGTTATTCCAATTAGGTATGCTAAAAGCCAACAGATAATTTACTTACAACTTTAGAATACGCCTTAAAGGcagttaaaaattgtaatCTGACCGGTTTAGCTGTAAAGGATGACTCCGCTATAGCTGTGGTCGCTCAAAAAAAATTGCCGGCACAACAGGGGAATCAGGTAAAGAACTGTTTCAATTAgtctattttatattcacaCATGATTGTATTCACTTGTTTTTAGGATGTTCTGCTCGATTCGTCCACCGTAACTAGTCTCTACCATATTACGGACGAGTTATACTGTTTACTTATTGGCCTGCCAGGTATGTTTTCGCTGCCTTTGATtgttaataattacacCGTTAGGCGATTGTCTgagtattttatataagGCCAGGGAGGTGGCCTTTGAATATGCCTACAAGTACGGAACCAATATACCTGCGAGTGTGCTGTCCCAACACATCTCCGACGTGAACCAAGTGTATACACAGCACGCATACATGAGGCTCCACGCCTGCAGTAAGTTTAACTTCTTTCTCATAATCAAACGCAACGCAGCTGGCCTCATACTGTCAATTGAGCCCGATGTTGGACCGCGCATATACAAGTTCGACTCGTCTGGATGGTTTGCGGGATACAAGGTATGCAATGCGCAAACACATCGTGCAATGTAGGCCTGTGGAATTGGCGCAAAGGAGCAGGAATCGGAAAACGCGCTTGAAAAGGCGTTGAAGAAGAGGGACATAGTGAGTCTACAGGAGGCAGTCAAGTCAAACTTACACGTAAACACTGAGGTGCACCAGCTGGCTCATGGCCCAGAGACCAAGGTCACGCTGGAGGCTCTCAAGTGTATGATTGAGATTGAGGCCTTCAGCAAGGGCCTCGGCGCATCCAGCATTGAAGTCGCAGTGGCCACGAAGGACAACCCAACCTTCAGGCAACTGTCCGAGGAGGAAATAGAAACGTACCTAACCCACATAGCTGAGAGTGACTAATATCGTGATCTTATATGTTACACACTCATGTACTTAAGTGCACGTATTGGAGTGGTACACACGTTGCAACGTTTATGCGCCTGTTCTGATACATATATGCGTATAAAAGTATTAATGTGTGTAGTCTATTATTACGTGTATGTTTACAGTATGGGTGTAGTATAACAGAAAACGTATGTATGTCCCAGTACATATATGAGGAgattatattatatcatattatatttgtgtcTTAATGGTTTCAACAATGTGTATTGTGGAGCGTTGAAACGGACTACAGTGATACGAactacattattttttttcgGATTGAAACTGCTTTACTTTCAATGCCAACATTTTAGCCTCCTGATTATTCTAAAAGATTAGGCTGTGGGCCACCTGCACGCTTACCTCGAAATAATCTCTTATGGGCTGcaacattaaatttaagtacTTGATAAGACCATTTTTTAAGTCAGCTGGGTGTAGTGAGCCACTGGCAAAACAGTCGTTTAACTCTTTGGGTGAGTTGAAGGTGACGTCGCCTAAACGTTTATGTTAAACTGTCAGTGTATCTGGGAATTTACCTCCGTCCCTTTCCTTTCTCTCAATTGTCACTGCGGGGAACCTCTTGAACACTATTGAATTGAAGTACGCAATAACTGGGTTCCCGTCTAGTACACCGGGTGGACAAAAggcctttttaattttagatGAAACGTCCtaaaacattttatcaGGTAATGTAAACACAATTTATCAGGTAATGTAAACACAATTTATCAGGTAATGTAAACACAATTTATGAGTGAATGTGGACGAATATTGACTGACTAGTGCAAATTGTGTAAGGTATGAAGACATAACTTATATGTAAAATTCTGCTTACCTCTGCACTGTCGTCCATAAACACCGCCGAGTTCGGATTACTCTTGGACATCTTCTCCTGGCCCTCGAGGAGCCCTGGGAGCATCCTGTGGGACAACACTATTGGACTCGCCGGGATCTTCCTGATTTCGCAGTACTCCCTGCggaaatttaaaaggaaCGTAAAATACCTCGCCAGCACGTTGATCTTCCTCTGGTCCATTCCCAGCTGACACAGGTCAGCTCCGATGAAGAATATGTCCGCGCACTGGATCGCTGGGTACAGTAACTGCGCTGCGGGCTGGTCGTCGCCCTCAGTCCTCCCCAAAGCCTGGCTGCACCTCTTCATCCTATCAAACGATTAGTGTGAGGCTCAAAGGTGTGTTAACTCTGTGCTTTAGCCTAACTAGCGCACCTCGTGATGTTGAAGCTTCTACTGATGTCCATGGCCAATCTCCAGTACAAGTCCGGGTTCTTGTCCACCTCATCACTTGCCCACAGAAACCTGAGTGTTCGTTTAAAACTGCCACCTACTTCACGGAATCCGTGTCCATTCCGGCCGCCTTCCATATATGTATGAAATACTCCCCAACCACCCGGATCTAAGACAAATTATGATCACAAAAGCGCGAGTACCTTCTGCAAATCTCCTCCGAACTTGTTGTTGAGCATTGCGTGCCAGTCCGCTATCCAGATGACGCTCTTAATTCCAATTTTACTCATGGTATTAACCGTATCCACCTTGCAGAGACCCTGGGCTATGTGCATCCTTCCGGAGGGCTCGAATCCGTCGTAGGCGAGCGGAACGTAGTCCTTCT encodes:
- a CDS encoding proteasome subunit alpha type: MSRASQSGYDRHITIFSPEGKLFQLEYALKAVKNCNLTGLAVKDDSAIAVVAQKKLPAQQGNQDVLLDSSTVTSLYHITDELYCLLIGLPGDCLSILYKAREVAFEYAYKYGTNIPASVLSQHISDVNQVYTQHAYMRLHACTGLILSIEPDVGPRIYKFDSSGWFAGYKACGIGAKEQESENALEKALKKRDIVSLQEAVKSNLHVNTEVHQLAHGPETKVTLEALKCMIEIEAFSKGLGASSIEVAVATKDNPTFRQLSEEEIETYLTHIAESD
- a CDS encoding tyrosyl-tRNA synthetase; this translates as MLISIKNLCNSIYRLKNMSERFLSPFHGGIAVNYSGNVANIKNPKLEFYPGSCSVKHGLRKEIDNFFHKSSFHGNQSLEERVNTCLSMAEECIKPEELYTLLSKKDYVPLAYDGFEPSGRMHIAQGLCKVDTVNTMSKIGIKSVIWIADWHAMLNNKFGGDLQKIRVVGEYFIHIWKAAGMDTDSVKFLWASDEVDKNPDLYWRLAMDISRSFNITRMKRCSQALGRTEGDDQPAAQLLYPAIQCADIFFIGADLCQLGMDQRKINVLARYFTFLLNFRREYCEIRKIPASPIVLSHRMLPGLLEGQEKMSKSNPNSAVFMDDSAEDVSSKIKKAFCPPGVLDGNPVIAYFNSIVFKRFPAVTIERKERDGGDVTFNSPKELNDCFASGSLHPADLKNGLIKYLNLMLQPIRDYFENNQEAKMLALKVKQFQSEKK